One genomic segment of Chitinophaga sancti includes these proteins:
- a CDS encoding SWIM zinc finger family protein: MLFNYRYSGSTQVYSNATSAGISFSPDTRREPTFFNGKLHKKLAFREAISALHDVVVSDLRFKPKDKTEYKAWAAQQEDVWLAEFMGNYDAAAAQRKIKLIREELSAVNAERDKLMAPYYKSRRNYFDYLYQKDKDAWFVLDPVISVHPDEIFFECFSQDESAYGKLSASYNVFKEVNEFQCGTTNIDYSANLYNEFQKIRDYKETTFTVDPSGFAVQTTKEELFKEVKIDLPDSWVRGFLQVSAAMTLPAASFDLHPMDVYNFCQQLRRFKEKKGPRSIRFILEPGQPVKAIFDPWGTVIVCARSVYTGAQRKEIRIWGRRRLLILERLIPVAKKFTVHLTGNGLPSFYIADLGDMQFTLGLSGWTANDWSRCGQFDLMAPRGTVDDATKQIIYSDLQQHWFGTPEQIAARTGAPKAAVLAALGIYTQAGKAIYDLHSGYYRLRELSRDPLPLDALRFSNPAEAAASRIVGKVKLTAKDVPGVGVQLEGLIPAQNRSYRPVIVIDADERMASAHCDCNHYQMNKLHKGPCEHMLALRMAYEQEKQKV; this comes from the coding sequence ATGTTATTCAATTATAGATATAGCGGCAGTACGCAGGTATATAGCAATGCTACATCAGCAGGAATTTCATTTTCACCTGATACCCGGCGTGAGCCTACTTTCTTTAACGGAAAGTTGCACAAGAAACTCGCCTTCAGGGAAGCCATTTCTGCATTGCATGATGTAGTCGTATCAGATCTGCGATTCAAACCAAAAGATAAAACGGAATATAAAGCATGGGCAGCCCAGCAGGAAGATGTATGGCTGGCTGAGTTCATGGGAAATTATGATGCAGCAGCTGCGCAGCGCAAAATTAAACTGATCCGTGAAGAGCTGAGCGCCGTGAATGCAGAGCGGGATAAACTGATGGCGCCTTATTACAAATCCCGCCGTAACTATTTCGATTACCTGTATCAGAAAGACAAAGATGCCTGGTTTGTACTGGATCCTGTGATCAGCGTACATCCGGATGAAATCTTTTTCGAGTGCTTTAGCCAGGATGAATCAGCCTACGGTAAACTGAGCGCCAGTTACAACGTATTCAAAGAAGTCAACGAATTTCAGTGTGGTACGACCAACATTGACTATTCCGCGAACCTCTATAATGAGTTCCAGAAAATCCGTGATTACAAGGAGACGACGTTTACAGTGGATCCTTCCGGTTTTGCAGTGCAAACGACAAAAGAAGAACTCTTCAAGGAAGTAAAAATAGATCTGCCTGATAGCTGGGTCAGAGGTTTCCTGCAGGTAAGTGCTGCCATGACCTTACCCGCTGCCAGTTTTGATCTGCATCCTATGGATGTTTATAACTTCTGTCAGCAATTGCGTCGTTTCAAAGAAAAGAAAGGACCCCGTTCCATTCGTTTTATTCTTGAACCCGGCCAGCCAGTCAAAGCTATTTTTGATCCATGGGGTACTGTCATCGTTTGTGCAAGATCGGTATACACCGGTGCACAGCGCAAAGAGATCCGTATATGGGGGCGTCGTCGTCTTTTAATATTAGAAAGACTCATTCCTGTAGCAAAGAAATTTACCGTTCACCTCACTGGCAATGGGCTACCGTCTTTCTATATCGCTGACCTGGGAGACATGCAGTTCACACTGGGGTTATCCGGTTGGACGGCCAACGACTGGTCACGCTGCGGACAATTTGATCTCATGGCGCCACGGGGTACAGTAGATGATGCGACGAAACAAATCATATATAGCGACCTGCAACAGCATTGGTTTGGTACGCCCGAACAGATAGCTGCGCGAACAGGTGCCCCGAAAGCTGCGGTACTGGCGGCATTGGGCATCTATACACAGGCAGGGAAAGCCATTTACGATTTACATTCAGGTTATTATCGCCTGCGTGAACTGAGCCGTGATCCATTGCCACTGGATGCATTGCGTTTCTCCAATCCGGCGGAAGCCGCTGCCAGCAGGATTGTGGGAAAAGTGAAATTGACCGCGAAGGATGTACCGGGTGTAGGTGTACAACTGGAAGGTTTGATACCGGCACAAAATCGTTCATACCGTCCCGTTATAGTGATTGATGCAGACGAACGTATGGCTTCTGCTCATTGCGACTGTAATCACTACCAGATGAACAAGTTGCACAAAGGACCCTGTGAACACATGCTGGCATTGAGAATGGCATACGAACAGGAAAAACAAAAAGTATAA
- a CDS encoding reverse transcriptase family protein encodes MSAGLTRQQLYDKIRASSKEEVILEEMIRLGFWAKNEQVPNVPETFIRKEGELRRELNDLLSEQAKYRNKQQVLTDMRKARMAAAKAKRAETKKRNEEKRQQRAAAWAEEKSKSIVYLGEDVSAGLNKTTSNTEQLQRFGLPLLHDAVQLSAAMGITLGKLRFLAFDRKVGTISHYKRFYLPKKSGGRRLISAPMPQLKAAQYWVLENILYKVPNSEAAHGFVPGKSIVTNATNHVGQDVVINIDLKDFFPTIEYKRVKGLFVKLGYSEQLATILGLLCTEPEVDQVALDGQAYFVANTPRHLPQGAPSSPAITNIICYGLDKRFEGLAKKFGYTYSRYADDMTFSTKGEPADKIGQLRWSVKQVVKEEGFHLHPDKLKIMRKGDKREVTGIVVNEKLSLDRETLRKFRALLHQISVSGLANKQWGNGNIISSIEGFANYVAMVKPETGRLLKDKIRLLLNRDDIKSQARTLMTTGAPAPASDKNAPKKDDDNWWNVV; translated from the coding sequence ATGTCAGCAGGTTTGACCCGTCAACAATTATATGATAAGATCCGTGCTTCCTCTAAAGAAGAAGTAATTCTGGAAGAAATGATTCGCCTTGGCTTCTGGGCGAAAAATGAACAGGTACCCAATGTACCCGAAACATTTATTCGTAAAGAAGGTGAGCTGCGCAGAGAATTGAACGACCTCCTTAGCGAACAAGCCAAATACAGAAATAAACAACAGGTACTCACGGACATGCGTAAAGCCCGCATGGCTGCCGCCAAGGCAAAACGTGCTGAGACTAAAAAACGGAATGAAGAGAAACGCCAGCAGCGCGCGGCTGCCTGGGCAGAAGAAAAATCGAAATCTATCGTCTATCTCGGTGAAGACGTTTCCGCAGGCTTAAATAAAACCACCTCCAATACTGAACAGCTACAGCGCTTTGGCCTCCCGCTGCTTCACGATGCCGTACAGCTCTCCGCAGCGATGGGCATTACCCTTGGTAAACTACGTTTCCTTGCATTTGACAGGAAAGTAGGTACCATCTCCCATTACAAACGCTTTTACCTGCCTAAGAAGTCAGGCGGCCGCAGACTGATCTCTGCTCCTATGCCACAATTAAAAGCGGCACAGTACTGGGTGCTGGAAAACATACTCTATAAGGTACCCAACAGCGAAGCCGCACATGGTTTTGTGCCCGGCAAATCCATTGTGACCAATGCGACTAATCACGTGGGCCAGGATGTGGTGATCAATATTGATCTGAAAGACTTTTTCCCGACGATTGAATATAAACGGGTGAAAGGGCTCTTTGTTAAACTTGGTTACAGCGAACAACTGGCCACTATTCTCGGCCTGCTGTGTACTGAGCCCGAAGTAGACCAGGTAGCCCTGGACGGTCAGGCATATTTTGTGGCCAATACACCCCGGCACCTGCCGCAGGGTGCGCCCAGCAGCCCGGCCATCACAAACATCATTTGCTATGGTCTGGACAAGCGTTTTGAAGGTCTGGCCAAAAAGTTCGGGTATACTTACTCCCGCTACGCTGATGATATGACTTTTTCTACCAAAGGCGAACCTGCCGACAAGATCGGACAGTTACGCTGGTCAGTAAAGCAGGTGGTGAAAGAAGAAGGCTTCCACCTCCATCCTGATAAGTTGAAAATAATGCGCAAAGGTGACAAACGGGAAGTAACCGGTATTGTGGTGAATGAAAAACTGAGCCTGGACAGGGAGACCCTCCGTAAGTTCAGGGCATTGCTCCACCAGATCAGCGTATCCGGACTGGCTAATAAACAATGGGGTAATGGAAACATTATCAGCAGCATAGAAGGTTTTGCCAACTATGTAGCCATGGTAAAACCCGAAACCGGCCGCCTGCTGAAAGATAAAATCAGGTTGCTCCTGAACAGGGACGATATTAAATCTCAGGCACGCACTTTGATGACGACGGGTGCACCGGCTCCTGCTTCTGACAAGAATGCGCCCAAAAAAGACGATGATAATTGGTGGAATGTGGTGTAA
- a CDS encoding ATP-binding protein has translation MNLLQRIVTTGCSNVKRTSLQEVEDTQRIIRFVNTLCLTCAAMSLSLNLCCHYLIGKQINVLPAFAEAAAFVFIICMNGVGIHTLASILLIIVNNVAIQYYSAVMGRVTEFHLLFIFLVVLSLLLFQRPFLRTLTIGITIGCFMAGEINMYFGFYPPVMNLATDFPAQFVIRWATIPSILLLDLMVFAFYIKNAERLRSREMTQVQKMLEKVRLQNSELEELTAKLARATDAKTVFVRETSHEIRTPLNAIFGISQLLQLKVAQDKSLAPIRLLADHLYAASFNTREIINNVLEFSRIEAGKADTAQNASLDVREWLDNVVNIHQYIAGVKMVRIRYNISEEVPEFLFLDKMLLTKMLNNLLSNAIKFTASESNVSIHIFPNGGRLNITVADQGEGISEDRQATIFDAFVSERNIFLEGTGLGLHITRHLVEAMGGTIDVKSQEGIGTTFTVCLPLEGAESLPGKDQKDWPERMMNLNAASILIIEDDKMSQMVLSRFLCSLGSRVTLASDGVEGMLLGRASKPDIIILDAHIPGMSGKDTLTHIREDDVLKNVPVIIASGDAFNEASEEMINAGANEYLVKPIEFKALHATLTKYIE, from the coding sequence ATGAACCTACTACAACGAATCGTTACTACTGGTTGCAGTAACGTGAAGCGTACTTCATTGCAGGAGGTTGAAGACACACAACGAATTATCCGCTTCGTGAATACATTGTGTCTGACCTGTGCTGCTATGTCCTTATCCCTCAATTTGTGCTGTCACTACCTGATTGGAAAACAAATCAATGTTTTGCCAGCCTTCGCCGAAGCTGCTGCCTTTGTCTTTATCATTTGCATGAACGGGGTGGGAATACACACCCTCGCCAGCATTCTACTGATCATCGTTAACAATGTGGCCATTCAATATTACAGCGCTGTCATGGGGCGGGTCACAGAATTTCATCTGCTGTTTATTTTCCTGGTTGTATTATCATTGCTATTATTCCAGCGACCTTTTCTGAGAACGTTGACCATTGGTATTACTATTGGGTGTTTTATGGCCGGCGAAATCAATATGTACTTTGGTTTCTATCCGCCTGTCATGAATTTAGCCACTGATTTTCCTGCTCAATTCGTGATTCGGTGGGCGACCATTCCATCTATCCTGCTCCTTGATCTGATGGTATTCGCTTTTTATATTAAGAATGCAGAAAGACTGCGGAGCCGCGAAATGACGCAGGTGCAGAAAATGCTGGAGAAAGTCAGGCTGCAAAATTCGGAACTCGAAGAGCTCACGGCCAAACTGGCCAGGGCTACTGATGCCAAGACTGTTTTTGTACGTGAAACCAGTCACGAGATCCGTACCCCGCTGAATGCCATTTTTGGTATCAGCCAGCTTTTACAACTCAAAGTAGCGCAGGACAAAAGCCTCGCTCCTATCCGGCTGTTGGCCGATCACCTCTACGCCGCCAGTTTTAATACCAGGGAAATCATTAACAATGTATTAGAGTTTTCACGGATCGAAGCCGGCAAGGCTGATACGGCGCAAAACGCTTCACTGGATGTCAGGGAATGGCTGGACAATGTGGTGAATATCCACCAATATATAGCAGGGGTAAAAATGGTCCGGATCCGGTATAATATATCAGAAGAAGTACCGGAATTCCTATTCCTTGACAAAATGTTGCTTACGAAGATGCTCAATAATCTCCTGTCAAATGCGATCAAGTTCACAGCGAGTGAGAGCAATGTCTCCATTCATATTTTCCCTAATGGAGGACGGTTGAATATTACCGTGGCCGATCAGGGAGAAGGGATCAGTGAAGACAGGCAGGCTACTATTTTTGATGCCTTTGTATCAGAGCGGAATATATTCCTGGAAGGTACTGGTTTGGGCCTGCACATTACGCGTCACCTGGTGGAAGCTATGGGTGGCACTATAGATGTGAAGAGTCAGGAAGGCATTGGTACGACCTTCACGGTATGCCTGCCACTGGAAGGTGCAGAAAGTCTGCCGGGCAAAGACCAGAAAGACTGGCCGGAAAGAATGATGAACCTGAATGCTGCCAGCATCCTGATTATAGAAGATGATAAAATGAGTCAGATGGTTTTATCACGGTTCCTCTGTAGTTTAGGTAGCAGGGTCACGCTGGCCAGCGACGGTGTGGAGGGCATGCTCCTGGGCAGGGCTTCAAAACCGGATATCATTATACTGGATGCGCATATTCCGGGTATGAGCGGCAAAGATACACTTACTCATATTCGCGAAGATGATGTACTAAAAAATGTGCCTGTCATCATCGCCAGTGGAGATGCTTTTAATGAAGCCAGTGAAGAAATGATCAATGCGGGGGCGAATGAATACTTAGTAAAACCTATTGAGTTCAAGGCATTGCATGCCACGCTTACGAAATATATTGAGTAA